A single region of the Brachyhypopomus gauderio isolate BG-103 unplaced genomic scaffold, BGAUD_0.2 sc469, whole genome shotgun sequence genome encodes:
- the LOC143506354 gene encoding nanos homolog 1-like, whose translation MQRERYAQDNGTASPGRDFCMWHDYLNLGKILSQVLEMTSGTCVQRQVSGDDNAWLGPPDPNRRVPFSGGSGGSDSSCSGSTRTHSGDGSRSFTPRDTCGFCKRNGESVEVYASHKLKARDGRVVCPILRSYVCPYCHATGDSAHTRQYCRHRCPAQQ comes from the coding sequence ATGCAGCGAGAACGTTACGCGCAGGATAACGGCACCGCGTCTCCGGGCCGGGACTTCTGCATGTGGCACGACTACTTGAACCTTGGGAAGATACTGTCTCAAGTCCTGGAGATGACCAGCGGCACGTGCGTGCAACGACAGGTGTCTGGCGACGACAACGCGTGGCTGGGACCGCCCGACCCAAACCGGCGCGTCCCGTTCTCCGGCGGTTCCGGTGGGTCGGACAGCAGCTGCTCGGGGAGCACCCGGACGCACAGTGGCGACGGTTCCCGTTCCTTCACCCCCCGCGACACCTGTGGGTTCTGTAAGCGGAACGGGGAGTCCGTGGAGGTGTACGCGAGCCACAAGCTGAAGGCGCGAGACGGGAGGGTGGTGTGTCCCATCCTGCGGAGCTACGTGTGTCCCTACTGCCACGCGACGGGGGACA